One region of Intestinimonas massiliensis (ex Afouda et al. 2020) genomic DNA includes:
- a CDS encoding MATE family efflux transporter → MKQRRDRTELLLREPNLYKAFLILALPVFGANFMKAFNELVDTYFIGQIANSVAAQAGVSLSWPLLNIFASFQAGFGVAGVAVVSQLLGAGERERARDNAGVLLLVSVVLGAVLNLLLYLAAPGVMALMGASGDVLACSVSYLRVRSFELTFTFIFAAFQAIRQAQGDTVTPVVLSVSAVMLNIVLTAVHVRVLGLGVFGAGLATAAGNAVIVPVCLYLLFDRRQALFLDRRHLRLQWPLFRRLTAVAAPAAASQALSSLGFLVLQAVILSYGDHVTAAFSIGNKVSNLLLMPVLAMGSVLAAYVGQNIGAGNGERARRAYLVSRNVGLLVSIAGSLLLFPLRGVLVTALTNDSATQAAAWEYMFWVLLTQPLMSLFQNYLGVFNGSGNTRFSFLMATARLWIIRLPLILLFKLFTNVGSTGIWYAMVLSNFIILIVGALLFRRVSFTPMDAVQAAAEPTS, encoded by the coding sequence CAAAGGCGTGACCGGACGGAGCTGCTGCTCCGGGAGCCCAATTTGTACAAGGCCTTTCTGATTCTGGCTCTGCCGGTGTTCGGGGCCAACTTTATGAAGGCCTTCAACGAGCTGGTGGACACCTATTTCATCGGCCAGATCGCCAACTCCGTGGCCGCCCAGGCGGGCGTTTCGCTGTCCTGGCCCCTGCTGAATATCTTCGCCTCCTTCCAGGCGGGCTTCGGCGTGGCGGGGGTGGCGGTGGTCAGCCAGCTTTTGGGTGCCGGAGAGCGGGAGCGGGCCCGGGATAACGCCGGGGTGCTGCTCCTGGTGTCGGTGGTGCTGGGGGCCGTCCTCAACCTGCTGCTGTATCTGGCTGCGCCGGGGGTCATGGCTCTGATGGGAGCGTCCGGGGATGTGCTGGCGTGCAGCGTGTCCTATCTGCGGGTGCGCTCCTTTGAACTGACATTTACCTTCATTTTTGCCGCATTCCAGGCCATCCGCCAGGCCCAGGGGGACACGGTGACCCCGGTGGTGCTCTCGGTGAGCGCCGTAATGCTCAACATCGTCCTCACCGCCGTCCATGTGCGCGTCCTGGGGCTGGGGGTGTTCGGCGCGGGCCTGGCCACCGCGGCGGGCAACGCCGTCATCGTGCCCGTCTGCCTGTATCTGCTGTTCGACCGGCGGCAGGCGCTCTTCCTGGACAGACGCCACCTGCGGCTGCAGTGGCCCCTGTTCCGGCGGCTCACCGCCGTGGCCGCCCCGGCGGCGGCCAGCCAGGCCCTCAGCTCTCTGGGCTTTCTGGTGCTGCAGGCCGTCATCCTCAGTTACGGCGACCACGTCACCGCCGCCTTCAGCATCGGCAACAAGGTGTCCAACCTGCTGCTCATGCCGGTGCTGGCCATGGGCTCGGTGCTGGCGGCCTACGTGGGGCAGAACATCGGCGCGGGCAACGGGGAGCGGGCCCGGCGGGCCTATCTGGTCAGCCGGAATGTGGGGCTGCTCGTCTCCATCGCCGGGAGCCTGCTGCTCTTCCCCCTGCGGGGGGTGCTGGTGACCGCCCTGACCAACGACTCTGCCACCCAGGCCGCCGCTTGGGAGTATATGTTCTGGGTGCTGCTCACCCAGCCGCTCATGTCTCTGTTCCAAAACTATCTGGGTGTGTTCAACGGCTCCGGGAACACCCGGTTTTCCTTCCTCATGGCCACCGCACGGCTGTGGATCATCCGCTTGCCCCTCATCCTCCTGTTCAAGCTTTTTACCAACGTGGGCAGTACGGGCATCTGGTACGCCATGGTCCTCAGCAACTTTATCATCCTCATCGTGGGCGCCCTGCTGTTCCGCCGGGTGAGCTTCACCCCTATGGACGCGGTGCAGGCCGCCGCGGAGCCCACTTCATAA
- a CDS encoding bifunctional ADP-dependent NAD(P)H-hydrate dehydratase/NAD(P)H-hydrate epimerase — MQWISSAREMRELDRSAIGERGIPSTRLMEAAARAVAEEAAALAGENRRAAVFCGSGNNGGDGVAAARFLLERGISVRCFLVGGRDKLTADTAEMERRLGAAGGVLEAFDPADPEQTAWAMGAGVLVDALFGIGLTRPVTGAFRTAIERMNASPAPTLAVDLPSGVETDTGAVLGAAAEAAVTVTFTAAKPGHYLGEGGALCGRLSVVSIGIPEDLTAAVPKPVWAMGPGDLPLPRRRRDSHKGDYGRDYILAGSRGYTGAPVLAARGALRSGAGLVTLAVPEDIYPIVAVKCDEVMPKPLPADGEGGLSAGALAQVRTDLAGKSAALVGPGLGRGAGAAALTAAVLEGAACPVVLDADGLNAVSGHIDRLDARAGTGRLTVLTPHDGEFARLTGAMPGADRLRTARDFAGAHGCILVLKGHRTITAFPDGRAFVNTTGNPGMAKGGSGDALAGVILSLLGQGLAPEQAVPAAVLYHGLAGDLAAEERGEYGMTPMDLVEKLPAALRHF; from the coding sequence ATGCAATGGATCTCCAGCGCACGGGAGATGCGGGAGCTGGACCGCTCCGCCATCGGGGAGCGGGGAATCCCCTCCACGCGGCTGATGGAGGCCGCCGCCCGGGCGGTGGCGGAAGAGGCGGCCGCTCTGGCAGGTGAGAATCGGAGGGCCGCCGTCTTCTGCGGCAGCGGCAACAACGGTGGCGACGGCGTGGCCGCCGCCCGGTTCCTGCTGGAGCGGGGAATTTCGGTCCGGTGCTTTCTGGTGGGAGGGCGGGACAAGCTCACCGCCGATACCGCGGAGATGGAGCGCCGCCTGGGGGCCGCCGGCGGCGTGCTGGAGGCCTTCGATCCCGCCGACCCGGAGCAGACGGCCTGGGCCATGGGGGCCGGGGTGCTGGTGGACGCCCTCTTCGGCATCGGCCTGACCCGACCGGTGACCGGGGCCTTCCGCACCGCCATCGAGCGGATGAACGCCAGCCCCGCCCCGACCCTGGCGGTGGACCTGCCCAGCGGGGTGGAGACCGACACCGGTGCGGTGCTGGGCGCCGCGGCAGAGGCGGCGGTCACCGTCACCTTCACGGCGGCCAAGCCGGGCCACTATCTGGGAGAGGGAGGCGCCCTCTGCGGCAGGCTGTCCGTGGTCTCCATCGGTATCCCGGAGGACCTGACCGCCGCCGTGCCCAAGCCGGTTTGGGCGATGGGCCCCGGGGACCTGCCCCTGCCCCGCCGGCGGCGGGACAGCCACAAGGGGGACTACGGCAGGGACTATATCCTGGCGGGCAGCCGGGGCTACACCGGCGCGCCGGTACTGGCGGCCCGAGGGGCGCTGCGGTCGGGGGCGGGTCTGGTCACCCTGGCGGTGCCGGAGGACATCTATCCCATCGTGGCCGTCAAGTGTGACGAAGTCATGCCCAAGCCCCTGCCCGCCGACGGGGAAGGGGGCCTCTCCGCCGGGGCTCTGGCCCAGGTGCGCACCGACCTGGCGGGGAAGAGCGCTGCCCTGGTGGGGCCCGGCCTGGGCCGCGGCGCGGGAGCCGCCGCTTTGACGGCGGCGGTGCTGGAGGGGGCGGCGTGCCCCGTGGTGCTGGACGCCGACGGTCTAAACGCCGTTTCCGGGCATATAGATAGGTTGGACGCCCGGGCGGGGACGGGCCGGCTGACCGTGCTCACCCCCCACGACGGGGAGTTTGCCCGCCTGACCGGGGCAATGCCCGGGGCGGACCGGCTGCGGACGGCCCGGGACTTTGCCGGGGCCCACGGCTGTATCCTGGTCCTGAAGGGGCACCGTACCATCACCGCCTTCCCGGACGGGAGGGCCTTCGTCAACACCACCGGCAACCCGGGCATGGCCAAGGGGGGCAGCGGGGACGCGCTGGCGGGGGTGATCCTGTCTCTGCTGGGCCAGGGGCTGGCGCCGGAGCAGGCGGTCCCGGCGGCGGTGCTGTACCATGGCCTGGCCGGGGACCTGGCGGCGGAGGAGCGGGGGGAGTACGGCATGACCCCCATGGATCTGGTGGAGAAGCTGCCCGCGGCCCTCAGACACTTTTAG
- the alr gene encoding alanine racemase — translation MSDAQMRTWAEIDLGRLKHNYTALREQLAPGCRFVGVVKANAYGHGAVPVAQKLEEWGADYLAVACLEEAAELRQAGVRAPILILGVTLPRYAGELLAWDAAQAVGDLETGRALSAAAVAAGRTLTIHVKADTGMSRLGFLCDEAHLDHAAGEIAALCALPGLRVEGIFTHFSDADGCEAYTMRQFTRFLDLLDKLSARGVTFEIRHCAASAAMLNYPCTHLDMVRPGIALYGHYPAPGMEYTCPLLPVMTLKTRVAAVRDLPAGTCVSYGRTATLARDSRLAVLPVGYGDGYFRLFSNGQPVAIRGKKAPVVGRVCMDLTMVDVTDIPGVIPGDEAVLYGDAAPVEDGADRAGTIQYELLCDVSPRVPRVYLD, via the coding sequence ATGAGTGACGCACAGATGAGAACGTGGGCGGAGATCGACCTGGGCCGCCTGAAGCACAACTACACCGCCCTGCGGGAGCAGCTCGCCCCGGGATGCCGATTCGTGGGTGTGGTGAAAGCCAACGCCTACGGCCACGGGGCGGTCCCCGTGGCCCAAAAGCTGGAGGAGTGGGGGGCGGACTACCTGGCGGTGGCCTGCCTGGAGGAGGCCGCCGAGCTGCGGCAGGCCGGGGTCCGCGCCCCCATCCTGATCCTGGGCGTCACCCTGCCCCGGTACGCCGGGGAGCTGCTGGCGTGGGACGCCGCCCAGGCGGTGGGGGACCTGGAGACCGGCCGGGCCCTGTCCGCCGCGGCGGTGGCGGCGGGCCGAACGCTTACCATCCATGTGAAGGCGGACACTGGCATGTCCCGGCTGGGCTTCCTCTGTGACGAGGCCCATCTGGACCATGCCGCCGGGGAGATTGCCGCGCTGTGCGCCCTGCCGGGGCTGCGGGTGGAGGGCATCTTCACTCACTTCTCCGACGCCGACGGCTGCGAGGCATACACCATGCGCCAGTTCACCCGGTTCCTGGACCTGCTGGACAAGCTGTCCGCCCGGGGGGTGACCTTTGAAATCCGTCATTGCGCGGCCAGCGCCGCTATGTTAAACTATCCCTGTACCCATCTGGATATGGTCCGCCCCGGCATCGCCCTGTACGGCCACTATCCGGCCCCGGGCATGGAGTACACCTGCCCGCTCCTGCCGGTGATGACACTCAAGACCCGGGTGGCGGCGGTGCGGGACCTGCCCGCCGGGACCTGCGTCAGCTACGGCCGGACCGCCACCTTGGCGCGGGACAGCCGCCTGGCGGTGCTGCCGGTGGGCTACGGCGACGGCTATTTCCGCCTGTTTTCCAACGGCCAGCCGGTGGCCATCCGGGGGAAAAAGGCCCCGGTGGTGGGCCGGGTATGCATGGACCTGACCATGGTGGACGTTACCGACATCCCCGGCGTTATCCCCGGGGACGAGGCGGTGCTCTACGGTGACGCCGCCCCCGTGGAGGACGGAGCCGACCGGGCCGGAACCATCCAGTACGAGCTGCTCTGCGACGTGTCGCCCCGGGTACCCCGGGTCTATCTGGACTGA
- a CDS encoding type II toxin-antitoxin system PemK/MazF family toxin, translating to MDNSVKRGDIFYADLSPVVGSEQGGVRPVLIVQNDTGNRHSPTVIAAAITSQTGKAKLPTHIELSARSYGLPKDSVVLLEQIRTLDKKRLREKMGKLDDKLMHQVDSAIAVSFGLHPEQLI from the coding sequence GTGGACAACAGCGTGAAGCGCGGAGATATCTTTTATGCCGATCTGAGCCCGGTGGTGGGCAGCGAGCAGGGCGGGGTACGCCCGGTGCTCATCGTACAGAATGACACCGGGAACCGGCACAGTCCCACCGTCATCGCGGCAGCCATCACCTCACAGACCGGCAAGGCGAAGCTCCCCACCCACATCGAGCTGTCCGCCCGGAGCTATGGTCTGCCCAAGGACTCGGTGGTCCTGCTGGAGCAGATCCGGACCCTGGATAAGAAGCGGCTGCGCGAAAAAATGGGCAAGCTGGACGACAAGCTGATGCACCAGGTGGACTCGGCCATCGCGGTGAGCTTTGGGCTCCATCCGGAGCAGTTGATCTGA
- a CDS encoding RrF2 family transcriptional regulator, which translates to MMISTKGRYALRVMVDMAEHQAEGYLPLKEIAERQDISEKYLESILKVLVKHKFLTGLRGKGGGYRLTRVPEQYTVGSILRLTEGSLAPVACLEQEPIECPRMAQCRTLPMWRKLDGLIQDFFDGITLADLAASTQPGNDYVI; encoded by the coding sequence ATGATGATCTCGACCAAGGGGCGCTATGCCCTGCGCGTTATGGTGGACATGGCGGAGCACCAGGCCGAGGGCTATCTCCCTCTGAAGGAGATCGCGGAGCGGCAGGATATCTCGGAAAAATACCTGGAGAGCATCCTCAAGGTCCTGGTCAAGCACAAGTTCCTGACCGGCCTGCGGGGCAAGGGGGGCGGATACCGCCTGACCAGAGTGCCGGAGCAGTATACGGTGGGCAGCATCCTGCGTCTGACGGAGGGCAGTCTGGCACCGGTGGCCTGCCTGGAGCAGGAGCCCATCGAATGCCCCCGCATGGCCCAGTGCCGCACCCTGCCCATGTGGCGGAAGCTGGACGGCCTGATCCAGGACTTCTTCGACGGCATCACGCTGGCCGACCTGGCGGCCTCCACCCAGCCGGGAAACGACTACGTAATCTGA
- a CDS encoding DUF5317 domain-containing protein, giving the protein MLMLSVILALLLGWCTGGRLSRFEEAYLRLLPLPVLAFACQQAMNALAGRISLPFEAWAWLPLLLSYGLIFLFLWQNRHLKKTCLLVGAGGACNLAVIAANGWRMPVASWAAALLSEQGAAALLAGEIPMYRAADASTRLLFLGDILYCPLPLFGGLASLGDILLAAGVFFCLMACMRPSRLPMWLTTG; this is encoded by the coding sequence ATGCTGATGCTCTCCGTGATCCTCGCCCTGCTCCTGGGCTGGTGCACCGGCGGCCGGCTCTCCCGCTTCGAGGAGGCGTACCTCCGGCTGCTTCCCCTGCCCGTCCTAGCCTTCGCCTGCCAGCAGGCCATGAACGCTCTGGCAGGCCGTATCTCCCTGCCCTTTGAGGCCTGGGCCTGGCTGCCGCTGCTGCTCTCCTATGGGCTCATCTTCCTCTTTTTGTGGCAAAACCGGCATCTGAAAAAAACCTGCCTCCTGGTGGGGGCCGGCGGAGCGTGCAATCTGGCGGTCATCGCCGCCAACGGCTGGAGGATGCCCGTGGCCTCCTGGGCCGCGGCGCTGCTCTCCGAGCAGGGGGCGGCCGCCCTGCTGGCCGGGGAGATTCCCATGTACCGCGCCGCCGACGCGTCCACCCGGCTGTTGTTTTTAGGTGACATCCTCTACTGCCCCCTGCCGCTGTTCGGCGGTCTGGCCAGCCTGGGCGACATTCTGCTGGCTGCGGGCGTCTTTTTCTGCCTGATGGCCTGTATGCGGCCTTCCCGCCTGCCCATGTGGCTTACAACCGGATAA
- a CDS encoding HD-GYP domain-containing protein, translating into MQPVTKRYMALLSIVGIGVGIYVVWSWLFRQRQNWSPHELGVLVVLTVLCILCRCLPLYVRDDCTIDMSFISILAVVLLLGPEAAVAIIFLTTPLEVIPTEDGKGFYHIFNTAPSKLLFNTANLNLSMAAAGVVYHAVGGVPGTITFPSVLAPGILYIVCAVGLNAVFVAFLYYLEYRAAFFVTFGQMAIGMVPSLLCSATLGYFLAMLLSMPTFWPAILFVLPLLMTRFSFRLYLSAQKQQYNIIRAFATALEAKDTYTEGHSSRVSLYSVRIAQKMGLSGARVRRLETAAIFHDIGKIGVPDSILGKPGMLTPEERAVIQRHPATGVSILQNMDTYEDIIPLVLHHHEFFDGRGYPDGTSGDDLPLETYILGAADAYDAITSDRPYRKGRTPVEAARILRAEAGRQFHPEVARVVAKMAEAGELAPDGEAAAEAGAAVQV; encoded by the coding sequence ATGCAGCCGGTTACAAAAAGATATATGGCGCTGCTCTCCATCGTCGGAATCGGCGTCGGTATCTATGTGGTCTGGTCCTGGCTTTTCCGTCAGAGGCAGAACTGGAGCCCCCATGAGCTGGGGGTGCTGGTGGTGCTGACGGTGCTGTGCATCCTCTGCCGATGTCTGCCCCTCTATGTCCGGGACGACTGCACCATTGATATGTCCTTTATCAGCATTCTGGCCGTGGTCCTCCTGCTGGGGCCGGAGGCCGCTGTGGCCATCATCTTCCTTACTACCCCTCTGGAGGTCATACCCACCGAGGACGGCAAGGGCTTTTATCATATTTTTAACACCGCCCCCAGCAAGCTCCTGTTCAACACCGCCAACCTGAATCTGTCCATGGCGGCGGCGGGCGTGGTCTATCATGCCGTGGGCGGCGTGCCCGGCACCATCACCTTCCCCTCCGTACTGGCCCCCGGCATCCTCTATATCGTCTGCGCCGTGGGCCTCAACGCTGTGTTCGTGGCCTTTCTCTACTATCTGGAGTACCGGGCGGCCTTCTTCGTCACCTTCGGTCAGATGGCCATCGGCATGGTCCCCAGTCTGCTGTGCAGCGCCACGCTGGGCTATTTTCTGGCCATGCTGCTGTCTATGCCCACCTTCTGGCCCGCTATCCTCTTTGTCCTGCCGCTGCTGATGACCCGGTTCTCCTTCCGGCTCTATCTCTCCGCCCAGAAGCAGCAATACAACATCATCCGGGCCTTTGCCACCGCGCTGGAGGCCAAAGACACCTATACCGAGGGCCACTCCTCCCGGGTGTCCCTGTACTCCGTCCGGATCGCCCAGAAAATGGGGCTGTCCGGCGCCCGGGTCCGCCGGCTGGAGACCGCCGCCATCTTCCACGACATCGGCAAGATCGGCGTACCCGACTCGATCCTGGGCAAGCCCGGCATGCTCACCCCGGAGGAACGGGCCGTCATCCAGCGCCACCCCGCCACCGGCGTATCCATTCTCCAGAACATGGACACCTATGAGGACATCATCCCTCTGGTGCTCCACCACCATGAGTTTTTTGACGGCCGGGGCTATCCCGACGGCACCTCCGGCGACGATCTGCCGCTGGAGACCTACATTCTGGGTGCAGCGGACGCCTACGACGCCATCACCAGCGACCGCCCCTACCGGAAAGGCCGCACCCCCGTGGAGGCCGCCCGCATTCTGCGGGCGGAGGCCGGCAGGCAGTTCCACCCCGAGGTGGCCCGGGTGGTGGCCAAGATGGCCGAGGCCGGCGAGCTGGCTCCCGACGGCGAAGCGGCGGCCGAAGCCGGCGCGGCCGTCCAGGTCTGA
- a CDS encoding spore coat protein, protein MNDQEHVTDLIFTEKKMSANYDTYASECVNTKLRDDFLRMLNQGHVTQSELFQKAQAKGWYQVEPAPASKVQQAQTKFQNQKPQ, encoded by the coding sequence ATGAACGATCAGGAGCACGTCACAGACCTTATCTTCACGGAGAAGAAGATGTCCGCCAACTACGACACCTATGCTTCCGAATGCGTGAATACCAAGCTGCGGGACGATTTTCTGCGCATGCTCAATCAGGGCCACGTGACCCAGAGCGAGCTGTTCCAGAAGGCCCAGGCCAAGGGCTGGTATCAGGTGGAGCCCGCCCCCGCCAGCAAGGTCCAGCAGGCCCAGACCAAGTTCCAGAACCAGAAGCCCCAGTAA
- a CDS encoding DUF4430 domain-containing protein, whose protein sequence is MKNQKARIGVLILLAAAALLAAVYYFARPQPMAGAKTVTVEVIHGDGSIRTAELHTDETYLGPALLSSEELGVEGENGPYGLYIQTVDGETASDADRTYWSLSKDGEITLNGADLTPIADGERYELTLTKGSW, encoded by the coding sequence ATGAAAAACCAAAAAGCCCGGATCGGCGTCTTGATCCTGCTGGCGGCGGCCGCGCTGCTGGCGGCGGTCTACTACTTTGCCCGGCCCCAGCCGATGGCCGGAGCCAAGACCGTCACTGTGGAGGTAATCCACGGGGACGGCAGCATCAGGACGGCGGAGCTCCACACCGACGAGACGTACCTGGGCCCCGCCCTGCTGTCCAGTGAGGAGCTGGGCGTGGAGGGAGAAAACGGGCCCTACGGCCTGTATATCCAGACGGTGGACGGGGAGACCGCCTCCGACGCCGACCGGACCTACTGGAGCCTGTCCAAGGACGGGGAGATCACCCTCAACGGGGCCGACCTGACCCCCATCGCCGACGGGGAGCGCTATGAGCTGACGCTGACCAAGGGGAGCTGGTGA